The Actinomycetota bacterium genome includes a region encoding these proteins:
- a CDS encoding sulfide/dihydroorotate dehydrogenase-like FAD/NAD-binding protein, giving the protein MYKIVRREVLAEDSDLFEIHAPEIAKKAKAGQFVIIRINETGERIPLTLADFDAKKGTITLVALRVGKTTHLLSTLKAEDEILDVVGPLGNPTEIDNYGRVICVGGGLGIATIITICKALKDAGNYVIGIIGARTKNLIIFEDKLRGICNELHISTDDGSYGHHGFVTDILKKLLDEDNPIDAIWAIGPAIMMKFVCKTTESYKIKTIVSLNPIMVDGTGMCGACRVEVDDKTKFTCVHGPEFDGHKVNWDLLLSRQQMYLNSEKLSLDEFKKKIGRQ; this is encoded by the coding sequence ATGTATAAAATTGTAAGAAGAGAAGTACTTGCAGAAGATAGCGACCTCTTTGAAATTCATGCTCCAGAAATTGCTAAAAAAGCAAAAGCGGGTCAATTTGTAATAATAAGAATTAATGAGACTGGAGAAAGAATACCACTTACTCTTGCTGATTTTGATGCTAAGAAAGGAACTATCACTTTGGTTGCATTAAGAGTGGGAAAAACAACCCATCTTTTAAGCACATTAAAAGCTGAGGACGAGATATTAGATGTTGTTGGTCCTTTAGGAAATCCAACCGAGATTGATAATTACGGAAGAGTCATTTGTGTTGGTGGTGGATTGGGAATTGCTACTATAATTACAATTTGTAAGGCACTTAAAGATGCTGGAAATTATGTTATAGGAATTATAGGTGCAAGAACAAAAAATCTTATAATTTTTGAGGATAAGTTGAGAGGAATATGTAATGAACTTCATATTTCAACCGATGACGGTTCCTATGGACATCACGGATTTGTTACTGATATATTAAAAAAATTGCTTGACGAGGATAATCCTATAGATGCAATCTGGGCTATTGGACCTGCTATAATGATGAAATTTGTCTGCAAAACTACAGAATCATATAAAATTAAAACTATTGTCAGTTTAAATCCTATCATGGTAGATGGAACAGGTATGTGTGGTGCTTGTAGAGTTGAAGTTGATGATAAAACTAAATTTACATGTGTTCATGGACCAGAATTTGATGGGCATAAAGTAAATTGGGATTTACTACTCTCTCGTCAACAGATGTATCTTAATAGTGAAAAACTATCTTTAGATGAATTTAAGAAAAAGATAGGAAGACAATAA
- the gltA gene encoding NADPH-dependent glutamate synthase encodes MRKEERKKRKPSKRKLKVVIPQQEIEVRIKNFNEVPFGYSEEQAIEEAKRCLQCKKPKCIEGCPVDVDIPAFIKLIEDGKFDKAAKKIKEKNSLPAVCGRVCPQEDQCEKVCVLGRKKEFEPVAIGGLERFAADWEAEHGTVEVPEIPPSTGKKVAVVGSGPAGLTCASDLVRMGHQITLFESLHKSGGVLVYGIPEFRLPKKIVQREVDYIKSLGVDLRVNSLIGKLYTINELKGKYDAIFLGTGAGLPMFLGIPGENYNGVYSANEFLTRSNLMKAYLFPEWDTPIKRGEKVAVVGGGNVAMDSARTALRLGADEVYLVYRRSEKEMPARIEEIERAKEEGIKFMILSNPVEVIGENGWVKALKCIKMKLGEPDESGRRRPIPIQGSEFVFNIDLFIVAIGTRPNPLIPQSTLDLKTTKWGTIVVKEDVPMTSIDGVFAGGDIVTGAATVILAMGAGKGAAKAIDEYLKKK; translated from the coding sequence ATGAGAAAAGAGGAAAGGAAAAAGAGGAAACCCAGTAAAAGAAAATTAAAAGTTGTTATACCACAGCAGGAAATAGAAGTAAGAATTAAAAATTTTAATGAAGTCCCTTTTGGTTACAGTGAAGAGCAAGCAATTGAAGAAGCTAAAAGATGTCTTCAATGCAAAAAACCTAAATGTATTGAGGGATGTCCTGTAGATGTTGATATTCCAGCATTTATAAAATTAATAGAAGATGGCAAGTTTGATAAAGCTGCAAAGAAGATAAAAGAAAAAAACAGCCTTCCAGCTGTATGTGGAAGAGTTTGTCCTCAGGAAGACCAGTGTGAAAAGGTATGTGTTTTGGGAAGAAAGAAAGAATTTGAACCAGTAGCAATTGGGGGACTTGAAAGATTTGCCGCTGATTGGGAAGCTGAACATGGAACAGTTGAGGTTCCTGAGATACCTCCATCAACAGGTAAAAAAGTTGCAGTTGTGGGGTCAGGACCCGCAGGGCTTACATGTGCATCTGATCTTGTTAGAATGGGACACCAGATTACTCTATTTGAGTCACTTCATAAGTCAGGTGGGGTTCTGGTTTATGGTATTCCTGAATTTAGACTTCCGAAAAAAATAGTACAAAGAGAGGTTGATTATATTAAGAGTCTTGGGGTCGATTTAAGAGTGAATTCATTGATTGGTAAACTATATACAATTAATGAATTGAAAGGAAAATATGATGCAATATTTTTAGGAACTGGTGCTGGTCTTCCAATGTTCTTAGGGATTCCAGGTGAGAATTATAATGGAGTTTATTCAGCTAATGAGTTTCTTACAAGGTCAAATTTGATGAAGGCATATCTTTTCCCAGAGTGGGATACTCCAATAAAGAGGGGAGAGAAGGTTGCAGTAGTTGGAGGTGGGAATGTCGCAATGGATTCAGCAAGAACTGCACTAAGATTGGGAGCAGATGAGGTTTACCTTGTTTATAGAAGAAGTGAAAAGGAGATGCCTGCAAGGATAGAAGAGATTGAAAGAGCTAAAGAAGAGGGTATAAAATTCATGATACTTTCAAATCCAGTTGAAGTAATTGGAGAAAATGGTTGGGTAAAAGCTCTTAAATGTATAAAGATGAAATTAGGTGAACCCGATGAGTCGGGTAGAAGAAGACCTATTCCTATACAAGGGTCTGAGTTTGTATTTAATATAGATTTATTCATAGTGGCAATTGGAACAAGACCAAATCCATTAATTCCCCAATCTACTCTTGATTTAAAGACCACAAAATGGGGGACAATAGTAGTAAAGGAAGATGTTCCCATGACAAGTATAGATGGGGTTTTTGCTGGTGGTGATATTGTTACAGGAGCTGCCACAGTTATTTTAGCAATGGGTGCTGGAAAAGGAGCTGCAAAAGCTATAGATGAATACTTGAAAAAAAAATAA
- a CDS encoding DUF4349 domain-containing protein, with translation MGKNSKQSFFKKTRILKIPTLTLFSMILVLIMTMNIVGCAMVTSTFKSLKTNEIAKETPYVLEEKILLEEAEKSDRAEYIETEVATGGEIVFNPQVTTLERMIIYHGNIELEVEKGKFSEKFEQIGNITRAAGGFVSNTSSRAYGDEPAIGTITIKVPSENFNSVIDQIKKLGNVKNLNTYADEVTQEYVDLNSRLKHFQAQEKVLLQMMDKSGTIEDSIAVHRELSSVQEQIEIIKGRLRWLDEQISFSTITISVSEPHVKPQPYPIRWEFLDTLREGVRAIIKVIDGLVLFMMIISPIVFLVVIGFLIVRYVLKRRKSKKEI, from the coding sequence ATGGGAAAAAACTCAAAACAAAGTTTCTTTAAAAAAACAAGAATTCTTAAAATTCCTACATTAACTTTATTTTCAATGATTCTTGTTCTGATTATGACTATGAATATTGTAGGTTGTGCCATGGTTACTTCAACGTTCAAAAGTTTAAAAACCAATGAAATTGCAAAAGAAACACCTTACGTGTTAGAGGAAAAGATACTTTTAGAAGAAGCTGAAAAATCTGATAGAGCTGAATATATTGAAACTGAAGTAGCAACTGGAGGTGAGATTGTTTTTAATCCTCAAGTTACAACATTGGAAAGAATGATTATTTATCATGGAAATATAGAGTTAGAAGTTGAGAAGGGTAAATTTAGTGAAAAATTTGAACAGATAGGTAATATTACAAGAGCAGCAGGTGGTTTTGTATCTAATACAAGTAGTAGAGCATATGGAGATGAACCTGCAATAGGGACAATTACAATAAAGGTACCCTCAGAGAATTTTAATTCAGTTATTGATCAGATAAAAAAACTTGGCAATGTGAAAAATTTAAATACATATGCTGATGAAGTAACCCAGGAATATGTGGATTTAAATAGTAGACTCAAACATTTCCAGGCTCAAGAAAAGGTTCTTTTACAAATGATGGATAAATCAGGAACGATAGAGGATAGCATTGCTGTACATAGAGAACTTTCAAGTGTTCAAGAACAGATTGAGATTATAAAGGGAAGATTAAGATGGTTGGATGAACAGATAAGTTTCTCAACCATAACTATTTCTGTTAGTGAACCACATGTAAAACCTCAGCCATATCCAATTAGGTGGGAATTTCTGGATACTCTTAGAGAAGGTGTTAGAGCAATTATTAAAGTAATTGATGGTTTGGTCCTTTTTATGATGATAATCTCACCAATAGTATTTTTAGTGGTTATAGGATTTCTTATTGTTAGGTATGTATTGAAAAGAAGAAAAAGCAAAAAAGAAATCTAA
- a CDS encoding YtxH domain-containing protein produces MKNKKDKKFELITSFAIGFCVGVLIAPRTGEETRKILSEIGKQYIQKSSDWLNEKIAQFSEITEQYAENIKEYLEDIK; encoded by the coding sequence ATGAAAAATAAGAAAGATAAAAAGTTTGAGTTAATTACTTCATTTGCTATTGGATTTTGTGTTGGAGTTTTAATCGCTCCGAGAACAGGAGAGGAAACAAGAAAGATATTATCAGAAATAGGAAAACAATATATCCAGAAATCATCAGATTGGTTAAATGAGAAAATAGCTCAATTTTCAGAAATAACAGAGCAGTATGCTGAAAATATAAAGGAATATCTGGAAGATATAAAATAA
- a CDS encoding DUF951 domain-containing protein, which yields MKIGDLVKLKKNHPCGKNRWQVFRVGMDIGLECQGCGRKIKLIRREFNRRFRGYLKEELKEKEM from the coding sequence ATTAAAATAGGTGATTTAGTAAAATTAAAAAAGAATCATCCATGTGGAAAAAACAGATGGCAAGTTTTTAGGGTTGGAATGGATATTGGGCTCGAGTGTCAAGGATGCGGAAGAAAAATAAAGTTGATAAGAAGAGAATTTAATAGAAGATTTAGAGGGTATTTAAAAGAGGAGCTTAAAGAAAAGGAAATGTAG
- the ychF gene encoding redox-regulated ATPase YchF, with the protein MKIGIVGLPNVGKSTFFNALTKQNAKIDRYPFTTVKPNLGDVEIPDKRLKALKNVFNPKRVVSTSINFLDVAGLVKGASHGEGLGNNFLAQIRDTDAIVHVVRCFEDINVAHINTVLSPKRDIEIVDLELILADLSTIEKSLEKTKIASKSGKKEELKRLEVLTKIRDSLQKGDSVRAIRLKEHELRIIKGLNLLTQKPVVYVANVEEDYYKTNKSKELVKEVEDIAKLDKAEVMIISAKILQELSELPDENAQEFAKDMKIPYEGLSEFIRASYKLLDIITFFTGNENEVHAWTIKRNTPVVKAAGKIHSDMEKGFIKAEVTNWEDLSDAGSISKVKEMGTYRVEGRDYLVKDGDVIYIHFHR; encoded by the coding sequence ATGAAGATAGGGATAGTTGGACTTCCTAATGTAGGTAAGTCCACTTTTTTTAATGCTTTAACTAAACAAAATGCAAAGATTGATAGGTATCCATTTACTACGGTTAAACCAAATTTAGGTGATGTAGAAATACCTGATAAAAGATTAAAAGCACTTAAAAATGTATTTAATCCAAAGAGAGTAGTGTCAACTTCAATAAATTTTTTAGATGTTGCTGGATTGGTCAAAGGAGCCAGTCATGGGGAAGGTCTGGGCAACAATTTTTTAGCACAAATACGAGATACTGATGCAATTGTTCATGTTGTACGTTGCTTTGAAGATATAAATGTAGCTCACATTAATACAGTTCTTTCTCCAAAAAGGGATATTGAAATAGTTGATTTAGAATTGATTTTGGCTGATCTTTCTACTATTGAGAAAAGCTTAGAAAAAACTAAAATAGCAAGTAAATCTGGAAAAAAGGAAGAACTTAAGAGATTAGAAGTTTTAACAAAGATAAGAGATTCTTTACAAAAAGGTGATTCAGTAAGAGCTATTAGGTTAAAGGAACATGAGTTAAGAATAATAAAAGGATTAAACCTCCTAACACAAAAACCAGTTGTTTATGTTGCAAATGTTGAGGAAGATTATTACAAGACTAATAAGAGCAAAGAACTTGTCAAAGAAGTTGAAGATATTGCTAAGTTAGATAAAGCTGAAGTTATGATAATATCTGCAAAAATTTTACAGGAATTATCGGAATTACCAGATGAAAATGCTCAAGAATTTGCAAAGGATATGAAAATTCCATATGAGGGACTAAGTGAATTTATAAGAGCAAGTTACAAGCTTTTAGATATTATTACATTTTTTACCGGGAACGAAAATGAGGTTCATGCCTGGACCATAAAAAGAAACACACCTGTAGTAAAAGCTGCGGGAAAAATACACTCCGATATGGAAAAAGGCTTTATAAAAGCTGAAGTTACAAACTGGGAGGATTTATCGGATGCAGGTTCAATATCTAAGGTAAAGGAGATGGGAACTTATAGAGTTGAAGGTAGAGATTATTTAGTAAAAGATGGTGATGTAATATATATTCACTTCCACAGGTAA
- a CDS encoding methyltransferase domain-containing protein, producing the protein MSGEIVDYEDYDYREFWSGKKRSYEHLSEIYALKKLISKKGKRFIDIGGGYGRLSSTYINLFPQTVLLDYSLKNLSVAKKELSKRSKSKIFFVASDAYDMPFKNFTFDFAISIRLIHHLTQPQNFFDEISRILTPQSFFILEYANKRNLKRMGKFLIRKGAENPFFYEPSMIGKNIYNFHPKFISDKLKLAEFKILKILSVSNFRLNFIKNIINPEILSKIDNIVQLPLGLIKTGPSIFVLSQKRNEKTIKISSAIEKIPWKCIYCKSDIIDEKEDELICNQCGAKFPIIGGIYDFRKK; encoded by the coding sequence TTGTCAGGAGAAATAGTTGATTATGAGGATTATGATTACAGAGAATTTTGGAGTGGTAAAAAAAGAAGCTATGAGCACCTTTCTGAAATTTATGCTTTAAAAAAACTTATTTCTAAGAAAGGGAAAAGATTTATTGATATTGGTGGAGGGTATGGTAGACTCTCAAGTACTTACATTAATTTATTTCCTCAGACAGTTTTATTGGATTATTCTCTCAAAAATCTTTCAGTAGCAAAAAAAGAACTATCCAAGAGATCGAAGTCTAAGATTTTTTTTGTGGCATCGGATGCCTACGATATGCCTTTTAAAAATTTCACGTTTGATTTTGCTATTTCTATAAGATTGATACATCATCTTACTCAACCTCAGAACTTTTTCGATGAAATAAGCAGGATTTTAACACCTCAGAGCTTTTTTATTTTAGAATATGCAAATAAGAGAAATCTCAAAAGAATGGGGAAATTCTTAATTAGAAAGGGAGCAGAAAATCCATTTTTTTATGAGCCTTCAATGATTGGAAAAAATATATACAATTTTCATCCTAAATTTATCAGTGATAAGTTAAAATTAGCTGAGTTTAAAATTCTTAAAATTTTAAGTGTATCCAATTTTAGATTAAATTTTATAAAAAATATAATAAATCCAGAAATTCTCTCGAAGATAGATAATATAGTTCAATTACCTCTTGGCTTAATAAAAACTGGACCGTCAATTTTTGTGTTATCTCAAAAGAGGAATGAAAAAACTATAAAGATCTCTTCTGCTATTGAAAAAATTCCGTGGAAATGTATTTATTGTAAAAGTGATATTATAGATGAAAAAGAAGATGAACTAATCTGTAATCAATGTGGTGCTAAATTCCCAATAATAGGTGGTATATATGATTTCAGAAAAAAATAA
- the selA gene encoding L-seryl-tRNA(Sec) selenium transferase produces MDRQEYLSRIPKVDNILSIPDTKKLLEKFPRNIVVEAIRTVLEELRQSISEAKEEELESITIDSEDLIPIISKLVEKIMTPSLRKVINATGVIIHTNLGRAPLSEQALNSLSKISEGYSNLEYDLIKGERGDRQMHVKALLTTLTNAEDAMVVNNNAAAVLLALNSIAKDNEVIISRGQLVEIGGSFRIPDVISSSGAIIREVGTTNKTRLLDYQKAITDETAIILRVHTSNYRIVGFAEQVSLSDLVKLGHQYNIPIMDDLGSGVLLELDVEGFEDEPIVKSSIEAGADIVTFSGDKILGGPQAGIILGKTEFIQKMRVNPLTRALRVDKMILAALEATLRLYLDPKKAKAQIPVTKMITYPINEIARMARNIEKKLVEELGSKCDIDIKKEFSKVGGGALPLLNLKTRVVTLLPRTISPNKLASKLRLLSIPIIVRIDKDLMIIDPRTLLPGEDEIVVNSVKEVILSE; encoded by the coding sequence ATGGATAGACAAGAATATTTAAGCAGGATACCTAAGGTTGATAACATATTATCAATTCCTGATACTAAAAAGCTTTTAGAAAAGTTTCCCAGAAATATTGTAGTAGAAGCAATAAGAACCGTTCTTGAAGAATTAAGGCAATCCATATCTGAAGCGAAAGAAGAAGAACTTGAATCTATAACCATTGATTCAGAGGATCTTATACCAATAATTTCTAAACTTGTAGAAAAAATTATGACTCCAAGCTTGAGGAAAGTGATAAACGCTACAGGAGTTATTATTCATACAAATTTAGGAAGAGCTCCACTTTCTGAGCAAGCACTCAATTCATTAAGCAAAATATCAGAAGGATATTCAAACCTTGAGTATGATCTTATTAAAGGTGAAAGAGGCGACAGGCAGATGCATGTAAAAGCTCTTCTTACAACACTAACCAATGCTGAGGATGCAATGGTTGTAAATAACAATGCTGCTGCTGTTCTTTTAGCATTAAACAGTATAGCTAAGGATAATGAGGTAATAATTTCAAGGGGTCAGTTAGTAGAGATAGGAGGTTCTTTTAGAATTCCTGATGTTATAAGTTCGAGTGGAGCTATAATTAGAGAAGTTGGTACCACCAACAAAACAAGATTATTAGACTATCAAAAAGCAATCACTGATGAAACAGCTATTATCTTGAGAGTTCATACTTCCAATTACAGGATTGTAGGATTTGCTGAGCAAGTAAGCTTATCTGATTTAGTTAAATTGGGGCATCAGTATAATATTCCCATTATGGATGATTTGGGAAGCGGTGTCTTATTGGAACTTGATGTTGAAGGTTTTGAAGATGAACCAATTGTGAAAAGCAGTATAGAAGCTGGTGCTGATATCGTTACATTTTCTGGGGATAAGATATTAGGAGGCCCCCAAGCAGGAATAATATTAGGAAAAACTGAATTTATACAGAAAATGAGAGTAAATCCTCTGACAAGAGCTCTTAGAGTAGACAAAATGATACTTGCTGCACTTGAAGCTACATTGAGATTATATCTTGACCCAAAGAAGGCTAAGGCGCAAATTCCAGTAACTAAAATGATAACTTATCCTATTAATGAAATTGCACGTATGGCAAGAAATATTGAAAAAAAATTAGTAGAAGAATTAGGTAGCAAATGTGATATTGATATTAAAAAGGAATTTTCGAAGGTTGGTGGTGGTGCGTTGCCACTTTTGAATTTAAAAACAAGAGTAGTTACACTATTACCAAGGACAATATCACCAAATAAGTTGGCATCAAAACTAAGATTATTGTCAATACCCATAATAGTAAGAATAGATAAGGATTTAATGATTATTGATCCAAGAACTCTTCTACCAGGTGAGGATGAAATAGTAGTAAATTCAGTAAAGGAGGTAATTCTTAGTGAATAA
- the selB gene encoding selenocysteine-specific translation elongation factor produces MNKNSYPSVIIGTAGHIDHGKTELIKQITGIDTDRLIEEKQRGMSIDIGFAPLVFSSGKIVGVIDVPGHEKFVKNMMVGASGIDIGLLVIAADDGIMPQTIEHFDILRLLNINKLLVVITKMDLVDEETVDIVESEIKELLKNSPYRDAAIVRTSSKTREGIEEVVKELEKLTSLKFTKDINLPIRLPIDRVFTLSGIGTVITGTLWSGKVKSGDEIEILPNKIRCRIRNVQVFNEDVKEALAGQRVALNLIGVKKNQLSRGDVVLKPGYLTPTSLLDTHIEILSNQKSSLKSGRKVSLHHGTREIIAKASLLGVGEIKPGETGYVRFKLDYPLVVKNYDKFIIRNSSLLRTMGGGLILLSHPSKKRIKREKIIDKLNILYAGNKDEIISLWLKENYPEPLTTGEISKKSEISVEEVEDVIKKLLHLNKVINMSTGVSISDKPQYLLLTDFQRLRQEMLSYLEEYHLENILKIGIDTEILRKKIFFTIPKTKYETLLQKFQQDKIIIKEGSKILSPLISYELSGKEKQNYLLVKNSIVSGKFSPPDVKELSKNINLSIEEVNQILNILKREKKVIKLKDGLFFATESFEKAKDKLIETINKNRKITLAKFRDVLKTSRKYSEALLEYFDKEGLTKRVEDYRILKKND; encoded by the coding sequence GTGAATAAAAACTCCTATCCTTCAGTCATAATAGGGACAGCAGGTCATATAGACCATGGAAAAACTGAGCTTATAAAGCAAATAACAGGTATAGATACAGATAGACTAATAGAAGAAAAACAGAGGGGTATGTCAATAGATATAGGTTTCGCTCCCCTGGTTTTTTCTTCAGGTAAAATTGTTGGAGTAATAGATGTTCCAGGACATGAGAAATTTGTAAAAAATATGATGGTAGGTGCATCAGGAATTGATATTGGTCTTTTGGTGATTGCTGCTGATGATGGAATAATGCCACAGACTATTGAACACTTTGATATATTAAGACTTTTAAATATTAATAAGCTATTGGTAGTGATTACAAAAATGGATTTAGTAGATGAAGAGACAGTAGATATAGTTGAAAGTGAAATTAAAGAACTTTTAAAAAATAGTCCTTATAGAGATGCAGCAATAGTTAGGACATCTTCAAAGACCAGAGAAGGGATAGAGGAAGTAGTTAAAGAGTTAGAAAAACTAACCTCATTAAAATTTACAAAAGATATTAATTTGCCAATTAGACTTCCAATAGATCGTGTCTTTACTCTTTCTGGAATAGGTACTGTAATTACTGGTACATTATGGTCAGGAAAAGTAAAATCTGGTGATGAAATAGAGATACTTCCTAATAAAATAAGATGTAGAATCAGAAATGTTCAGGTCTTTAACGAAGATGTAAAAGAAGCACTTGCTGGACAAAGAGTTGCATTAAATTTAATAGGAGTTAAAAAGAATCAGTTGAGTAGAGGAGATGTCGTTTTAAAACCTGGATATTTAACCCCAACTTCTTTATTAGATACCCATATTGAAATTTTATCAAATCAAAAGAGTAGCCTTAAGTCAGGAAGAAAAGTGAGTTTGCATCATGGAACGAGAGAGATTATAGCCAAAGCCTCTCTGCTTGGTGTGGGAGAGATAAAACCTGGAGAAACAGGTTATGTGAGATTCAAATTGGACTACCCATTAGTTGTTAAAAATTATGATAAATTTATAATAAGAAATTCATCTCTACTAAGAACAATGGGGGGCGGGTTAATACTTCTCTCACATCCATCTAAAAAAAGAATAAAGAGAGAAAAAATTATAGATAAACTTAATATACTTTATGCTGGAAATAAAGATGAAATAATATCTTTGTGGCTTAAGGAAAATTATCCGGAACCATTAACTACAGGCGAAATATCGAAAAAGTCAGAAATTTCAGTTGAGGAAGTAGAAGATGTAATAAAAAAGTTATTGCATTTAAATAAAGTTATTAATATGTCAACTGGTGTATCAATATCTGATAAACCACAATATCTTTTATTAACTGATTTTCAAAGACTTAGACAGGAAATGCTTTCCTATTTGGAAGAATATCACTTAGAAAATATCTTAAAAATTGGAATTGATACTGAAATTTTAAGAAAAAAAATATTTTTCACAATTCCAAAAACAAAGTATGAGACATTGTTACAAAAATTTCAGCAAGATAAAATTATAATTAAAGAAGGCTCAAAAATATTGTCCCCTCTTATATCCTATGAGCTAAGTGGAAAGGAAAAACAGAATTATTTATTAGTAAAAAATAGTATAGTAAGTGGAAAGTTTTCACCACCAGATGTGAAAGAGTTATCTAAAAATATCAATCTAAGTATTGAAGAAGTTAACCAGATTCTAAATATTTTAAAAAGAGAAAAAAAGGTTATTAAATTAAAAGACGGACTTTTTTTTGCAACAGAATCATTTGAAAAAGCAAAAGATAAATTAATAGAAACAATTAATAAAAATAGAAAAATTACATTAGCTAAATTTAGGGATGTTTTAAAGACTTCAAGAAAATATTCAGAAGCATTATTGGAATATTTTGACAAAGAAGGTTTAACAAAAAGAGTAGAAGATTACAGGATTCTTAAAAAGAATGACTGA
- a CDS encoding glycosyltransferase family 2 protein has translation MKATVAIVNYNTKDFLDKCLNSIYKFGSKYDIEVIVVDNNSDDGSVQMVRNNYPDVKLIVNSKNIGYTAAANQSIKLTNSDFLILLNSDTEVFEGSIDRIIEYLKNNTEVGVVGPKIIDPSGNAHLSCRRFPSFKEAAMHVLVGIFWSRNPYTRRYKMMDFDHNKEVKIDWVSGACMGLRRRALDEVGLFDERYYMYVEDLDLCERMWNAGWEVRYFPRATVVHYIGGSTKGTGVELFYQQQKSVFRYFLKNYGYSWRVILIPFLAIALGFRVLVFFIIKNYEKFIKRK, from the coding sequence ATGAAAGCTACAGTTGCAATAGTCAATTACAATACAAAAGACTTTTTAGATAAATGTTTAAACTCAATCTATAAATTTGGTTCTAAATATGATATTGAAGTAATAGTTGTTGATAATAATTCAGATGATGGTAGTGTTCAGATGGTAAGAAATAATTATCCAGATGTAAAACTTATTGTAAATTCTAAGAACATAGGTTATACAGCAGCAGCAAATCAATCAATAAAATTAACAAATTCAGATTTTTTAATACTTTTAAATAGTGATACGGAGGTCTTTGAAGGAAGCATAGATAGAATTATTGAATATTTAAAAAACAATACTGAAGTAGGTGTAGTAGGACCAAAAATAATTGACCCATCTGGTAATGCACATCTCTCATGTAGAAGGTTCCCATCTTTTAAAGAAGCTGCAATGCATGTTTTAGTAGGTATATTTTGGTCAAGAAATCCGTATACAAGAAGATATAAGATGATGGATTTTGATCATAATAAAGAAGTGAAGATAGATTGGGTGAGTGGAGCATGTATGGGTTTAAGAAGAAGAGCTTTAGATGAAGTTGGTTTATTTGATGAGAGATACTACATGTATGTTGAAGATCTCGACCTCTGTGAAAGAATGTGGAATGCTGGATGGGAGGTAAGATATTTTCCCAGGGCTACAGTTGTTCATTACATAGGTGGAAGTACGAAGGGAACTGGTGTTGAGCTTTTTTACCAACAACAAAAAAGTGTTTTTAGATATTTTTTAAAGAATTATGGATATAGTTGGAGAGTTATTTTAATTCCATTTCTAGCAATAGCATTAGGATTTAGAGTTTTGGTGTTTTTTATAATAAAAAATTATGAGAAATTTATAAAAAGAAAATAA